One Acropora palmata chromosome 2, jaAcrPala1.3, whole genome shotgun sequence genomic window carries:
- the LOC141871269 gene encoding uncharacterized protein LOC141871269 has protein sequence MEPVSSPESTPLSFMPNFTLNQESDADKDSFVASTSSVNCFADVVVSQNYSDISRNVTLGGGGGSTFAVSSSGTLTCPVAVLNNSAAVVAVPESQLFTVPQPHPVDVIQHESDMPTDENVSSMVPNVNDVHVTLSINVDPNSASLNGGGVLTDATQTSSTTTTDSKKRKGGWPKGKKRKKEFGDLNKPKAPITGYVRFINSRRAEVKQQHPHLTFPEITKLLGAEWSNLLQEEKQKYLDEAEEDKKRYIEELKIYQQSEQYQAFMKRQSAKKMKGIVGVDSAEELPSNLLLGEQMVDDTNELFCRVCNQFFSSMHNKKEHLFGKQHLLMLTEEFERDAEQNANGTEKSLNDSSDLAVADAVQVDHGSALLLNKNESVMSITQFTEKFLEQNLNRELELRELRKMVLFYQAENHSLNDEMEELKSLLQKAEDDLGSVKAYGASLTAQLNSLRMVPTLFGVINF, from the exons ATGGAGCCTGTAAGTTCCCCAGAGTCTACACCATTGAGTTTTATGCCGAATTTTACTTTAAACCAAGAATCTGACGCTGATAAAGACAGCTTTGTAGCATCTACATCTTCAGTCAATTGTTTTGCGGACGTGGTCGTTTCTCAGAATTATTCCGACATTTCAAG GAATGTTACTCTAGGAGGTGGTGGAGGTTCAACATTTGCTGTTAGTTCAAGTGGTACCCTCACCTGTCCTG ttgccGTGCTCAATAATTCAGCTGCTGTCGTAGCAGTTCCTGAAAGCCAGTTATTTACTGTTCCGCAACCCCACCCAGTTGACGTCATTCAGCATGAATCAGATATGCCAACTGATGAGAATGTGTCAAGCATGGTACCAAATGTCAATGATGTGCATGTTACCCTGTCAATCAATGTTGATCCTAACTCAGCCAGTTTGAATGGAGGAGGGGTACTTACTGATGCAACGCAGACATCATCCACTACTACAACAGATTCAAAG AAGCGAAAAGGTGGCTGGCCAAAAGGCAAAAAACGCAAGAAAGAATTTGGAGATTTGAACAAACCCAAGGCCCCAATTACTGG ATACGTGAGATTCATTAACAGTCGCAGAGCCGAAGTCAAGCAGCAGCATCCGCATTTGACATTCCCAGAAATCACAAAGCTCCTGGGAGCTGAATGGAGTAATCTTctacaagaagaaaaacag AAATACTTGGATGAGGCCGAAGAGGATAAGAAGCGCTATATAGAAGAACTGAAAATATATCAACAGTCTGAGCAATACCAGGCATTCATGAAGCGACAGAGTGCCAAGAAGATGAAAGGCATTGTGG GAGTGGATTCTGCAGAAGAACTGCCTTCAAACTTGCTTTTGGGTGAACAAATG GTAGACGACACGAACGAGTTGTTTTGCCGGGTGTGCAACCAGTTTTTCAGCTCAATGCACAACAAGAAGGAACATCTCTTTGGAAAGCAGCACCTTCTGATGTTGACTGAAGAGTTTGAACGCGACGCAGAACAAAATGCCAACGGCACTGAGAAGTCTCTCAACGACTCGTCCGACCTCGCAGTTGCCGATGCAGTGCAGGTGGATCATGGTTCTGCTCTGCtattaaacaaaaatgaatcTGTAATGTCCATTACACAGTTCACCGAGAAGTTTTTGGAACAGAACCTAA ATCGCGAACTCGAACTTCGAGAACTGAGAAAAATGGTTCTTTTCTATCAAGCTGAGAACCATTCTCTTAATGATGAAATGGAAGAGCTAAAG TCTCTGCTTCAAAAAGCGGAGGACGATTTGGGATCTGTAAAAGCCTACGGTGCGTCGCTCACTGCGCAGTTGAACAGTTTGAGAATGGTGCCAACTTTGTTTGGGGTGATCAACTTCTAG